A single Nicotiana tabacum cultivar K326 chromosome 5, ASM71507v2, whole genome shotgun sequence DNA region contains:
- the LOC142180794 gene encoding uncharacterized protein LOC142180794, producing the protein MESMGKRLQQLESQQHDYKNAELSQSEDSKLPEVEGDVGKLQKTHNTVALYTAAGTSKQVSKKPHINVNLNTVFDKPFTSKKPREAIVIAPQTSTYANSLHHNKKVYNHITQTYIENIYKIQTFLNLNPRSTTTTDPTQDYVTQKLQGYNRLIAQPKTKANLVKTCYNYGLLSTVYTHDGEEIIGIPELYKAFVTFKRITKGNLFFIKFYTAPAEILYDEIKPIIQVIKIGLTRDMIIPEEIEKQPEIQKMEIPSFYANKRIIGITTIIQELANNYLQGNAIWSYYSRDQLMIYANSKELLHEHSPPNDGLCWDQFISSFVTTVMPPFFGIHCTKEVYEQSEMGGFGTLLQNNLVHAKGEAYTMDIRQSPTDFSFPPM; encoded by the exons atggagagtatgggaaaaagattacaacagctagaaagtcagcagcatgactataaaaatgcggagctaagtcaatcagaagactctaaacttccagaggtagaaggagacgttgggaaactccaaaaaacccataacacagttgctttatatacagctgcaggtacaagcaaacaagttagcaaaaagccacatatcaatgtaaacctaaataccgtatttgataagccatttacatcaaaaaagccaagagaagcaatagttatagccccacaaacttcaacctatgctaatagcctacaccacaacaaaaaggtatataaccatattactcaaacatatattgagaatatatataaaatccagacatttctgaacctaaaccctagatcaacaactactacagatccaacacaagattatgtaacccaaaaactacagggatataataggcttatagcccagccaaaaacaaaagcaaacctagtaaaaacatgttacaactacggactactcagcacagtatatacccatgacggagaagaaataattggaataccagagctatacaaagcatttgtcaccttcaagagaattacaaaaggcaacctattcttcatcaaattctatacagcaccagcggaaatactatatgatgaaataaaacccataatacaggtgataaaaataggactaacacgagatatgataataccggaagagatagagaaacaaccggagatacagaaaatggagataccaagtttctatgctaataaaagaataattggtataacaactattattcaagaactagctaacaattatctacaaggaaatgctatctggagctactattccagagaccaattgatgatatatgccaactcgaaggaactac TCCATGAACACTCTCCACCTAATGACGGTTTATGTTGGGATCAATTCATCTCGTCATTTGtaaccacagtcatgccccctttctttgggataCATTGCACTAAAGAGGTCTACGAGcaatcagaaatggg AGGGTTTGGcaccctcctccaaaataatcttgtgcatgcaaaaggcgaggCTTATACCATggatatccgccaaagtccaacCGATTTCTCTTTTCCTCCTATGTAG